A window of the Dickeya dianthicola NCPPB 453 genome harbors these coding sequences:
- a CDS encoding amidohydrolase, translating into MADYEQTLRQIIPVLTGIRRHIHQHPEIGFEEFGTAALVAEKLREWGLEVSTGIGGTGVVGTLRGKQPGEGVIGLRADMDALRLQEKTGLPHASVYDGKMHACGHDGHTAMLLGAAWLLSRHPDFAGTVHFIFQPAEEGLGGARAMLDDGLLSRFPCQRLFGLHNKPGIALGRFSLRSGPMLCASDSWRVVFCGTGGHGGSGAHLSIDPTLPAAQFVLALQTVVSRNVPAMEAAVLSVGHIGGGDPLAPNVIPERVTVTGTGRSYSPAIRELLAKRLTVLAQHSAQAFGATAEVNYEFQYPVLVNEREMAGRAKQAAERVSGADAVDGEMTPLLGAEDFAYLLEQRPGAFIMAGNGADDDAHGRPLHTPHYDFNDALIPVGVRYWVELVRQELPLTGGIA; encoded by the coding sequence ATGGCGGACTATGAACAGACGCTGCGGCAGATAATTCCGGTACTGACCGGGATCCGCCGCCATATTCACCAGCACCCGGAAATCGGTTTTGAGGAGTTCGGCACCGCGGCGCTGGTGGCGGAGAAATTGCGTGAGTGGGGGCTGGAGGTGTCTACCGGCATCGGCGGCACCGGCGTGGTGGGGACACTGCGCGGGAAACAGCCGGGCGAGGGGGTGATCGGCCTGCGCGCCGATATGGATGCGCTGCGCCTGCAAGAGAAAACCGGCCTGCCGCATGCCTCGGTGTACGACGGCAAGATGCACGCCTGTGGTCATGACGGCCATACCGCCATGTTGCTGGGCGCGGCGTGGCTGCTGTCCCGCCATCCGGATTTCGCCGGAACGGTGCATTTCATCTTCCAGCCTGCCGAAGAGGGGCTGGGCGGCGCGCGGGCGATGCTCGACGATGGCCTGCTGAGCCGCTTCCCGTGCCAGCGCCTGTTCGGGTTGCATAACAAACCCGGCATCGCGCTAGGGCGTTTTTCGTTGCGCAGCGGGCCGATGCTGTGCGCCAGTGATAGCTGGCGGGTGGTGTTCTGCGGCACCGGCGGCCACGGTGGTTCCGGCGCGCACCTGTCAATTGACCCGACGCTGCCCGCCGCACAGTTTGTATTGGCGTTGCAGACCGTGGTCAGCCGCAACGTGCCGGCGATGGAGGCGGCGGTGTTGAGCGTCGGGCATATCGGTGGCGGCGATCCGCTGGCACCCAACGTTATCCCCGAGCGCGTTACCGTGACTGGCACCGGACGCAGTTATTCACCGGCTATCCGCGAGTTACTGGCCAAACGGTTGACCGTACTGGCGCAGCACAGCGCGCAGGCGTTTGGCGCGACAGCGGAGGTCAATTACGAATTTCAATATCCGGTGCTGGTTAACGAGCGGGAGATGGCCGGGCGTGCGAAGCAGGCCGCCGAGCGGGTGTCCGGCGCGGACGCGGTCGACGGCGAGATGACGCCGTTGCTGGGGGCGGAGGATTTCGCTTATTTGCTGGAACAGCGCCCCGGCGCGTTCATCATGGCAGGCAATGGCGCTGACGACGACGCGCACGGCCGACCACTGCATACCCCGCATTACGATTTCAACGATGCGCTGATCCCGGTCGGGGTGCGTTACTGGGTGGAACTGGTACGTCAGGAACTGCCGCTCACAGGAGGTATCGCATGA
- a CDS encoding D-amino acid dehydrogenase yields the protein MKVMVLGAGVVGVTSAWYLHQQGFEVEVIDRQPGPALEASFANAGGICPGFAGPWASPGMLLKAFRWLFVAQAPLTWRPALSPAQWQWLWRFARNCRLDAYRANKSRMQRIAHYSQQCLHQLRNELGLDYAQSSLGVLQLFGNEQELAMAHHASQVLTQFGVNHRLVDRQAVTQIEPALSQADAPLSGGLYLPDDEAGDCALFTRQLAAVLQQRGVRFHFNTPIERLRASDDHRRVTGVETAAGVLTADAVVVALGCASVPLLRQVDIRLPIYPVKGYSVTLPIVDDTAAPQVCVMYEHHKVMIARLGNQLRAAGIAEISDFSTQPDEKKSAFVASVAQRLFPGAGDYQTAQRWCGLRPMTPDGPGYVGATPIAGLFLACGQGSNGWTQAAGVGRIVADVMAGRTPDIDLDGLTLAQR from the coding sequence ATGAAAGTGATGGTACTTGGCGCCGGCGTGGTGGGGGTCACCAGTGCCTGGTATTTGCATCAGCAAGGGTTTGAGGTTGAGGTGATCGACCGCCAGCCCGGTCCGGCGCTGGAGGCCAGTTTCGCCAACGCGGGCGGCATTTGTCCCGGTTTCGCCGGTCCCTGGGCATCGCCCGGCATGTTGCTCAAGGCATTCCGCTGGCTGTTCGTGGCGCAGGCACCGCTCACATGGCGCCCGGCGCTTAGCCCGGCGCAGTGGCAGTGGCTATGGCGTTTTGCCCGCAACTGCCGGCTGGACGCCTATCGCGCCAACAAAAGTCGGATGCAGCGTATCGCCCACTACAGCCAGCAGTGCCTGCACCAGTTGCGAAATGAGCTGGGGCTGGATTACGCCCAGTCGTCGCTGGGGGTGCTGCAACTGTTCGGCAACGAACAGGAACTGGCGATGGCGCACCATGCGTCGCAGGTGTTGACGCAGTTTGGCGTCAATCACCGGCTGGTGGACCGTCAGGCGGTGACACAGATTGAGCCGGCGCTCTCGCAGGCGGACGCACCGCTGAGCGGCGGCCTCTATCTGCCGGATGACGAAGCCGGCGACTGCGCGCTGTTTACCCGGCAACTGGCGGCGGTGTTGCAGCAACGCGGCGTGCGTTTCCATTTCAATACCCCGATCGAACGTCTGCGGGCGAGCGACGACCACAGACGGGTGACCGGCGTGGAAACCGCTGCCGGTGTGCTAACGGCGGATGCGGTGGTGGTGGCGCTGGGGTGCGCGTCGGTGCCTTTGCTGCGTCAGGTGGACATCCGGCTGCCGATTTATCCGGTGAAAGGGTATTCGGTGACGCTGCCGATCGTTGACGACACCGCCGCGCCGCAGGTGTGCGTGATGTACGAGCATCATAAGGTGATGATCGCCCGGTTGGGGAACCAATTGCGGGCGGCGGGGATTGCCGAAATTTCCGATTTCAGCACCCAGCCGGACGAAAAGAAAAGCGCCTTCGTGGCGAGCGTGGCGCAGCGGCTGTTTCCGGGCGCGGGCGACTATCAGACGGCGCAGCGCTGGTGCGGCCTGCGCCCGATGACGCCGGACGGCCCCGGTTATGTGGGCGCTACGCCGATAGCCGGGCTGTTTCTGGCTTGCGGGCAGGGCTCCAACGGCTGGACGCAGGCGGCAGGCGTCGGGCGTATCGTTGCGGACGTGATGGCCGGCCGAACGCCGGATATCGATCTGGACGGATTGACGCTGGCGCAGCGTTAA
- a CDS encoding TetR/AcrR family transcriptional regulator — protein MSTAAKEKEADVRQRILQEAMTRFAHKGSELTTVREITEATQVNIAAINYHFGSKDGLLQSVLDAVLRPLSAERGRLLDEVERRWGESPPLAALLDALLRPLVQSARTPDGGRIAVRLLQHLRATPQGEVSLLLSDRFDGTAHRFIQAFVRAVPHISRAEAIWRYEFARGAAMHVLADVDPRSGRLSLLSQGLCDSNDDEQVLQQLLRFVSAGFAAPSADAGPTE, from the coding sequence ATGAGTACAGCAGCCAAAGAAAAAGAGGCGGATGTCCGGCAACGCATTTTACAAGAAGCGATGACGCGTTTCGCCCACAAAGGCAGCGAACTGACGACGGTGCGGGAGATTACCGAAGCGACGCAGGTCAACATCGCCGCCATCAACTACCACTTCGGTTCCAAAGACGGGTTGTTGCAGTCGGTGCTGGATGCGGTATTGCGGCCGTTGAGCGCTGAGCGCGGCCGGTTGCTGGACGAGGTGGAGCGGCGCTGGGGCGAGTCGCCGCCGCTGGCGGCGTTGCTGGATGCGCTGTTGCGTCCACTGGTACAAAGCGCCCGCACGCCGGACGGCGGCCGTATCGCGGTGCGGCTGTTGCAGCACCTGCGCGCCACGCCGCAGGGCGAGGTCTCGCTGCTGCTGTCGGACCGGTTCGACGGCACCGCCCACCGGTTTATTCAGGCATTCGTTCGGGCGGTGCCGCATATTTCGCGCGCCGAGGCTATCTGGCGCTATGAGTTCGCCCGCGGCGCGGCCATGCACGTATTGGCGGATGTCGATCCGCGTTCCGGGCGCTTGTCGCTGTTATCGCAAGGGCTGTGCGACAGCAACGACGACGAACAGGTGTTGCAGCAATTGCTGCGGTTCGTCAGCGCCGGTTTTGCGGCACCGTCGGCCGATGCCGGGCCGACCGAATAA